The genomic region TGGGATTAAGTTTATGGTTGCAACAGGACGTGGTTATACTGAAGCTGTACCAGCTCTTACTGAAGCAGGTATAAGTTGCCCTATGATTTCCGTTAACGGCGCACAGACCTATGATAAAAACGGGCAACTTATTGATAGTATCGGTATTGATAAAAAAGATATTCGCGAAATCCTCGCTTTTACAAAAGCAAATGGTTTGTATACAGAGCTGGTCATGTCAAGTGGGGTTTATTCCAACGACAAATTGCAATATGTTGAAACCTTGACGCACTTACTTAAAACGACGAATCCTCATACTAGTTATAAAATGGCTTTGGTCTTAGCTCTTGGTCGGATGGACCAGTTTAATATGAATTACGTGGATGAATACGAGGAAGTTCTAGCCGATGATAAAGATTTAGCCCTTAAAGTTTTAGTTTTTAGTAACCAAGGACAAACTGAATTACAATCGGTTCGTGATGAATTTGGAACAGACAGCCAACTAGTAATCACTTCTTCTTTCTTCAATAATATTGAAATCAACCATGTTGATGCTCAAAAAGGGATTGCCCTTGAACGGGTTGCAAAAAAACTAAATATTCCAATGGAAAAGGTTATGTCAATTGGTGATAATTTCAATGATGTGTCTATGTTAAAACGAACAGGAGTTAGTTTTGCTATGGCCAACGCAGAAGATGGTGTGAAAGAAAGGGCCAAATACATGACAGCTTCCAATTCAGAAGATGGTGTTGCTGAAGCAATTTACCGTTGTATTAACGAAAAATTGTAACACTTTAGGGATTTCAAACGTCTTTATTAATAGAAAGGAGGCGTTTGGAATGGAACCAGGATTACTTCCCTACATTGAAATGATCAGTAACACAGGCTTTCCGATCGTAGTTTCACTCTATTTACTTAACCGTATGGAAAAGAAACTCGATACGTTAGTCCTAGCTATTGAAAAATTAGGTAGGAACGAATAAAATCAGTGAAAGGCTAAAATAAAT from Jeotgalibaca dankookensis harbors:
- a CDS encoding Cof-type HAD-IIB family hydrolase, with translation MIQLIVSDMDGTLLDNKLAVSEGNQLAIQAAEENGIKFMVATGRGYTEAVPALTEAGISCPMISVNGAQTYDKNGQLIDSIGIDKKDIREILAFTKANGLYTELVMSSGVYSNDKLQYVETLTHLLKTTNPHTSYKMALVLALGRMDQFNMNYVDEYEEVLADDKDLALKVLVFSNQGQTELQSVRDEFGTDSQLVITSSFFNNIEINHVDAQKGIALERVAKKLNIPMEKVMSIGDNFNDVSMLKRTGVSFAMANAEDGVKERAKYMTASNSEDGVAEAIYRCINEKL
- a CDS encoding YvrJ family protein — protein: MEPGLLPYIEMISNTGFPIVVSLYLLNRMEKKLDTLVLAIEKLGRNE